A region from the Flavobacterium enshiense genome encodes:
- a CDS encoding T9SS type A sorting domain-containing protein: MKKKYIKGPDEPSSGLLMRSQKLLVLLLFVFFGVSNVQGQVTVYGALTGNGTYTTLGAAFTAIGTTQTAANINIDISGDTNELTLAKLDAGDWSSLTIKPVGGNRTISGNLASEMIQFNGADNVTIDGLYSGGKGLTISNLSTSANINTSTISFVGDATNNTITNCNILGSNTTNTSTAGGVVFFGTGTLTGNDGNTISSCDIGPAGTALPAKLIFSLGTNTNEGTCNSEITISDCNLYDYFLASNNSAAIFASTGSSAWNITNNKIYQTGTRTFASGYVMYGICFSSANYGNGVRIIGNTIGYATNAATGTLNIDVKTFNGSFYGIFTNTSPTASETCYIADNAIANVALTSTSATNGTIYGIYNGATTGTSNTINIEGNTIRNLSNVNNTGMFYGISAGVAATLNCNDNTIDNLTRNAAGILYGINYGSAPNVTVDGNTITNLRSTSTTSTSAMAAIFSSTASQLETVKNNTITGLTSSSTGAQTIDGIKIGTGTANKTIQNNVVSNITLPATGTGTIHGIRMANAGPVNVISGNTVCSFSGGNSGGINGISMSAGTLNNVYNNKVWGLSGTGAASQVIGFGITGGGTYNIYNNIMGDLTAPVATNGGVEPHHVIGINSWGMPMNLYNNTIVLNGLNTGTNFGSSAVSSGGPLTLRNNILINNLPSRGTGVSVVLRLAGGISPYDASSNNNLLAGTNIHVKNQAAGPVTNDLDATLAAFKIRAAGRDVSSVTETPTFVSMVGSDANYLHINTTVPTQIESGGAPITTVTDDFDGNPRNPSTPDIGADEFTGIALDLTGPIVVHTPDPTCASGTRTISATFTDASGVPTGGVGLPVAYWRINSGAYTAAVGTSMGNGVYEFTIGTGSVMGDGVYYYFVAQDNASTPNVSVYPSLGAAGFGVNPPLAATPPTAPLTLATPMNGIYTVGVGGNYTTLTAAVSDYNKRCLNGPVTFTLTDVAYASETYPIIIQQNADASAVKTLTIKPASGVTATISGNVASELIQLNGADYVTIDGLNSGASSLTITNTNATATAGTIKFQNDATNNTITNSFVLGSTTVANTVAGGVIFFGTGTANGNDGNTISNCNIGPAGTNPSKLIGSIGSTTNAGIANSGITITNCNFYDFFMSSGCSAIYAGAGNTDWTITNNKMYQTATRTFTVAGILYGIAFSNSAGENVKITGNTIGYADSTGAGNMVLAGSGVAGEFQGIYFNSSPSATTVSNINNNTFANISLASSTGRFFGIYNGSGAASNTININGNVVKNIVTTTTTGVVNPIYAGQAATLNCNNNTIDNISRNGIGSFYGINYAQCTNATFDSNIITNLSSTATTGTTTFAGFYANSASATETFTNNTISNLSSLSTQLIPIYGIWNNISVATGDRIFRNNTISDFSLPATGTGTMYGIRMPNSGALNEISGNTIHTFTGGSSITGISIGGGATNNVFRNKIYGLSTASTASVSLWGMYLSGGTTNNVYNNIIGNITATATTLAGTPSQVNGITAAAGTVALNLYNNTVVLSGTSSGANFGSTIIGCGPAVALLMRNNVFVNNCVATGTGVATMMRRAGVVGYDAASNNNLFYGQAYYTDNAGATDYLLDTFKNRLVNRDGLSVSENPNFLSMVGSDANYLHINPAIPTQIESAGVNITSGATDFDGDTRNATTPDLGADEFAGTPLTVVTINNVGITPSGDQCTAVSRTVTANVTAGGTAITSVVLKYWFNGVAQTPITMTGGTLTTGTTSDFTATIPMVSNVSVTWEVYATDAVTTKLKVGTAYKDAPLFGLVGAASASLNNLCPGGSSVLSASIVPQTTQYSNSFETGVTEFTGGAVAGTANLTQSTAYVSNGTASMYLKPVGVNSNVYASLASNVDLSTLPQAYLTFSHIAGMEGPSTATDLGYVEYSTDGGTNWIAFPTSSYQGAGTLFNSAVCFSARSYTNWTSAFVAPGSTPNNSLWQSETIAIPTAALTSQFRIRFRYIVNASNNYYGWLIDNVKIVSGAPSAITNYSWSDGTTVVGTTNNLSVSPTATTTYTATLTSGGCTVTTAPITVTVNTTAQPSASAHIFCGNATVANLNATGNGVQWYAVPAGGSPMSPGDALTTGTYYVTQTISGCESPRMAVPVTIGTAQPTASAQTFCTAATVTNLAATGTGIQWYANPVGGLALSSTDALSTGTYYVTQTISGCESPRLAVSVTVGTAAQPTASAQTFCTAATVANLTATGTGIQWYTGSTGGSVLLSTDALSTGTYYVTQTISGCESPRLPVSVTVNTTAQPTVSAQTFCNSATVANLTATGTGVQWYAGLTGGSALLSTDALSNGTYYVTQTVSGCESPRLAVTVTVNTVAAPTGSSTQTISGGVPSDATIEDLTPTGPGIVWYPTAADALAGTNAIPAGTQLTNGSVYYAMQTVGGCRSTSSLAVTVSVTLGVNDFVLSNLKLYPNPVAGILKVENGQAISTIEVYSITGQRVMTKIVNAMSASIDMSPLAGGTYLVKVVADDAVKTVKVIKK; the protein is encoded by the coding sequence ATGAAGAAAAAATACATTAAAGGGCCGGATGAGCCATCATCCGGGCTTCTGATGAGGTCACAAAAGCTGCTCGTGCTGCTTTTGTTTGTTTTTTTTGGAGTTTCAAATGTCCAGGGACAGGTTACGGTTTATGGTGCTTTGACAGGCAACGGGACCTATACTACTTTGGGCGCGGCATTTACGGCCATTGGAACTACTCAAACTGCGGCTAATATCAATATTGATATTTCCGGGGATACTAATGAGCTTACTCTTGCAAAACTTGATGCGGGGGATTGGTCATCCTTGACAATTAAACCGGTCGGGGGAAATAGGACAATTTCAGGTAATTTGGCTTCTGAAATGATTCAGTTTAATGGTGCGGATAATGTTACCATAGACGGTTTGTATTCAGGAGGAAAAGGACTGACAATTTCCAATTTAAGTACATCGGCTAATATCAATACTTCCACTATAAGTTTCGTGGGAGATGCTACTAACAATACAATAACGAACTGTAATATATTAGGTTCAAATACAACTAATACCTCTACTGCAGGGGGAGTGGTTTTTTTCGGTACCGGAACTTTAACCGGTAATGACGGAAATACTATTTCAAGTTGTGATATTGGTCCGGCAGGAACGGCTCTTCCGGCTAAACTGATTTTCTCATTAGGGACAAATACCAATGAGGGCACTTGTAACAGTGAGATAACAATCAGTGACTGTAATTTGTACGACTATTTTCTTGCATCTAATAATAGTGCGGCGATTTTTGCTTCGACAGGAAGTTCTGCCTGGAACATCACGAATAATAAGATTTACCAGACGGGTACGCGTACGTTTGCCTCTGGTTATGTAATGTATGGTATTTGTTTTTCCAGTGCTAATTATGGTAATGGTGTACGCATCATCGGGAATACCATAGGATATGCTACTAATGCAGCAACCGGAACATTGAACATTGATGTGAAAACATTTAATGGAAGTTTTTATGGTATTTTTACCAATACTTCGCCTACTGCATCAGAAACATGTTATATTGCTGATAACGCGATTGCTAATGTAGCTTTAACATCTACATCTGCTACTAATGGTACTATTTATGGGATTTACAATGGCGCAACGACAGGCACCAGCAATACGATTAATATTGAAGGGAATACAATCAGAAATCTTTCTAATGTTAATAATACAGGTATGTTTTATGGTATTTCCGCTGGGGTTGCCGCTACATTGAATTGTAATGACAACACGATTGATAATCTGACCAGAAATGCGGCTGGAATTCTCTATGGAATTAATTATGGTTCGGCACCTAATGTAACAGTTGACGGTAATACAATTACAAATTTGAGATCTACAAGTACTACAAGTACATCTGCCATGGCTGCTATTTTTTCATCGACAGCCTCTCAGCTGGAGACAGTTAAAAATAATACAATTACAGGCTTGACTTCTTCATCAACAGGTGCTCAAACGATAGATGGTATTAAGATCGGAACGGGTACTGCAAATAAAACGATTCAAAATAATGTTGTGAGTAATATTACTCTTCCGGCTACGGGAACAGGAACTATTCATGGAATCCGAATGGCTAACGCAGGACCTGTTAATGTTATTTCAGGGAATACTGTTTGTTCATTTTCAGGAGGAAACAGTGGTGGGATTAATGGTATTTCTATGTCAGCAGGAACCCTTAACAATGTTTACAACAATAAAGTGTGGGGATTAAGCGGTACAGGAGCTGCATCTCAGGTTATTGGTTTTGGCATTACAGGCGGTGGAACCTATAATATTTATAATAATATTATGGGTGATTTAACTGCGCCAGTGGCGACAAACGGTGGAGTTGAACCTCATCACGTAATCGGTATTAACTCTTGGGGAATGCCTATGAATCTATACAATAATACCATTGTACTGAACGGTTTAAATACTGGAACTAATTTCGGATCGAGCGCTGTGTCTAGTGGAGGTCCGTTAACGCTGCGAAACAATATTTTGATTAATAATCTGCCGTCCAGAGGTACAGGAGTATCTGTAGTATTGAGACTGGCAGGTGGTATATCGCCTTATGACGCATCATCTAATAATAATTTATTAGCAGGTACTAACATCCATGTGAAAAACCAAGCGGCAGGCCCAGTAACGAATGATTTAGATGCAACATTGGCAGCATTTAAAATCAGAGCTGCAGGCCGCGATGTTTCGTCGGTGACTGAGACTCCTACTTTTGTAAGTATGGTGGGTTCCGACGCGAATTATTTACACATCAATACAACTGTGCCTACACAAATTGAAAGTGGCGGTGCTCCGATTACTACAGTAACTGATGATTTTGATGGAAATCCTAGAAATCCAAGTACTCCAGATATTGGGGCGGATGAGTTTACAGGGATTGCTCTTGACTTAACGGGGCCTATAGTTGTTCATACTCCGGATCCAACATGTGCTTCGGGAACCAGAACTATTTCGGCAACTTTTACAGATGCTTCAGGTGTGCCTACAGGGGGTGTCGGTTTGCCGGTAGCTTATTGGAGAATAAACTCAGGGGCTTATACTGCTGCGGTAGGAACGTCTATGGGGAATGGTGTCTATGAGTTTACCATTGGTACAGGAAGTGTTATGGGAGATGGTGTTTATTACTATTTTGTTGCACAGGACAATGCGTCAACTCCAAATGTGTCGGTATATCCTTCTCTTGGTGCAGCCGGATTTGGTGTTAACCCTCCTTTAGCAGCAACACCACCAACAGCGCCACTAACGCTGGCAACTCCTATGAATGGTATTTATACAGTAGGGGTTGGTGGAAATTATACAACATTGACTGCGGCGGTTTCGGATTATAATAAAAGATGTCTGAACGGACCTGTAACTTTTACGTTAACTGATGTGGCGTATGCGTCCGAAACATATCCGATTATCATACAGCAAAATGCTGATGCCAGCGCGGTTAAGACATTAACAATTAAACCGGCTTCAGGTGTTACGGCAACAATTTCAGGGAATGTGGCTTCTGAGTTGATTCAACTCAATGGTGCTGACTATGTTACTATTGATGGATTGAATTCAGGTGCAAGCTCACTGACAATTACAAATACTAATGCAACTGCAACTGCTGGTACGATTAAATTCCAGAACGATGCAACAAATAATACCATAACGAACAGTTTTGTATTGGGTTCAACTACAGTGGCCAATACTGTTGCCGGAGGTGTGATTTTCTTTGGAACAGGTACTGCCAACGGAAATGACGGGAATACTATTTCGAATTGTAACATCGGTCCTGCGGGAACAAACCCTTCTAAATTAATTGGAAGTATCGGTTCTACGACGAATGCAGGGATTGCGAACAGTGGGATAACAATTACCAATTGTAATTTCTATGATTTCTTTATGTCTTCCGGATGTTCTGCGATTTATGCAGGTGCAGGGAATACTGATTGGACTATCACAAACAACAAAATGTATCAAACGGCGACCCGTACGTTTACGGTTGCCGGGATTTTGTATGGTATTGCTTTTTCTAATTCAGCTGGTGAAAATGTAAAGATAACAGGGAATACTATAGGGTATGCTGACAGTACAGGAGCCGGAAATATGGTATTGGCTGGATCTGGTGTCGCAGGGGAATTTCAGGGTATTTATTTTAATAGTTCTCCTAGCGCTACAACTGTGTCTAATATAAATAACAATACGTTTGCAAATATTTCATTAGCGTCCAGTACAGGAAGATTTTTTGGTATTTACAATGGTTCAGGAGCAGCTTCAAATACAATCAATATAAATGGTAACGTTGTTAAGAATATTGTAACTACGACTACTACCGGTGTTGTTAATCCGATTTATGCGGGACAGGCAGCTACATTAAATTGTAATAATAATACAATTGATAATATTTCCAGAAATGGCATTGGAAGTTTCTATGGTATTAACTACGCTCAGTGTACAAATGCTACGTTTGATTCGAATATTATTACTAATTTAAGTTCGACAGCTACAACAGGAACAACTACTTTTGCCGGTTTTTATGCTAATTCAGCCTCTGCTACGGAGACATTTACAAACAATACAATCAGTAATTTGTCATCGTTATCTACTCAGCTTATTCCAATTTACGGTATTTGGAATAATATTTCTGTAGCTACAGGGGATAGAATATTCCGCAATAACACTATAAGTGATTTTTCGCTTCCGGCGACAGGTACAGGTACGATGTACGGAATCAGAATGCCAAATAGTGGTGCTTTAAATGAGATTTCCGGTAATACCATTCATACGTTTACGGGAGGAAGTTCAATAACGGGTATCTCTATAGGCGGAGGTGCAACTAACAATGTATTCCGAAACAAAATCTACGGATTAAGTACTGCTTCGACAGCTTCAGTTTCGTTATGGGGTATGTATCTTAGTGGTGGAACGACCAATAATGTCTATAATAACATTATCGGTAATATAACTGCAACAGCGACAACTCTTGCGGGAACACCTAGTCAGGTTAATGGTATAACTGCAGCGGCTGGAACCGTAGCTTTGAATCTGTATAACAATACAGTCGTACTTAGCGGGACAAGTTCCGGAGCTAATTTCGGATCGACTATAATCGGTTGCGGACCTGCGGTTGCATTACTTATGCGCAACAATGTTTTTGTAAATAATTGTGTCGCTACTGGTACAGGGGTGGCTACTATGATGAGAAGAGCTGGTGTTGTAGGTTATGACGCGGCATCTAACAACAACCTATTCTACGGTCAGGCTTATTATACAGATAATGCTGGGGCTACAGATTACTTATTGGATACTTTTAAAAACAGATTAGTGAACCGCGATGGTCTTTCTGTGAGTGAGAATCCGAATTTCTTAAGTATGGTAGGTTCAGATGCGAATTATCTGCATATTAATCCTGCTATACCTACTCAAATTGAAAGTGCTGGAGTAAACATTACTTCTGGTGCAACTGATTTTGACGGAGATACAAGAAATGCAACTACACCAGATTTAGGTGCTGATGAATTTGCAGGTACACCACTAACAGTAGTGACTATTAACAATGTTGGAATTACACCGTCAGGTGATCAATGTACAGCAGTAAGCAGAACCGTTACAGCTAACGTTACTGCAGGAGGAACTGCTATTACTTCTGTAGTTTTAAAATATTGGTTTAATGGAGTGGCACAAACGCCTATCACAATGACAGGTGGAACTCTAACGACAGGAACAACATCTGATTTTACAGCAACCATTCCGATGGTGTCTAATGTGAGCGTTACTTGGGAGGTATATGCAACCGATGCGGTAACGACTAAATTAAAAGTGGGGACTGCATATAAAGATGCACCTTTATTTGGTCTTGTTGGGGCTGCTTCGGCTTCTCTAAATAATCTTTGTCCGGGAGGTTCTTCAGTTTTATCTGCAAGTATAGTACCTCAAACAACACAATACAGTAATTCTTTTGAAACTGGGGTGACTGAGTTTACAGGAGGTGCTGTTGCAGGTACAGCTAATTTAACGCAGTCTACGGCCTATGTGTCTAATGGAACTGCTTCAATGTATTTAAAACCGGTGGGAGTTAATTCGAATGTATACGCGAGCCTTGCTTCTAATGTTGATTTGAGTACTTTACCTCAGGCTTATCTGACGTTTTCTCATATTGCGGGAATGGAAGGTCCATCAACAGCAACCGATTTAGGTTATGTGGAATATTCTACAGATGGAGGAACCAACTGGATTGCATTCCCTACATCGAGCTACCAAGGAGCGGGGACATTGTTCAATTCAGCAGTATGTTTTTCGGCAAGAAGTTATACTAACTGGACCAGTGCATTTGTTGCGCCTGGGTCAACGCCAAACAATTCTTTATGGCAGAGTGAAACGATTGCGATTCCAACGGCGGCTTTAACGTCGCAATTCAGAATCCGTTTCCGATATATAGTAAACGCTAGTAATAATTATTATGGTTGGTTGATTGACAATGTGAAAATTGTTTCAGGAGCACCATCGGCTATAACTAATTACTCATGGTCAGACGGAACTACGGTAGTTGGAACAACTAACAATCTTTCTGTATCGCCAACAGCTACTACAACCTATACTGCTACATTAACTTCCGGAGGATGTACAGTAACTACGGCTCCTATAACTGTAACTGTAAATACAACAGCTCAGCCGTCTGCTTCAGCACATATTTTCTGTGGTAATGCAACAGTTGCAAATTTAAATGCAACAGGAAATGGAGTTCAGTGGTATGCGGTTCCAGCGGGAGGATCGCCTATGTCGCCGGGAGATGCTTTAACAACCGGAACTTATTATGTTACTCAAACTATTTCTGGATGTGAGAGTCCAAGAATGGCAGTTCCGGTGACTATCGGTACTGCTCAGCCGACAGCTTCAGCGCAGACTTTCTGTACTGCTGCAACTGTTACGAATTTAGCGGCAACAGGAACCGGAATTCAATGGTATGCTAACCCAGTAGGAGGTTTAGCTTTATCATCGACTGATGCTTTATCAACAGGAACATATTATGTTACCCAAACGATTTCAGGATGCGAGAGTCCGAGATTGGCCGTTTCTGTAACTGTAGGTACAGCGGCTCAGCCAACAGCTTCTGCGCAGACTTTCTGTACTGCTGCAACTGTAGCGAATTTAACGGCAACAGGAACAGGAATTCAGTGGTATACGGGATCAACTGGTGGTTCAGTATTATTGTCAACAGATGCTTTATCAACAGGAACATATTATGTTACTCAAACGATTTCAGGATGTGAGAGTCCAAGACTGCCAGTTTCTGTAACTGTAAATACAACGGCTCAGCCAACAGTTTCTGCACAGACTTTCTGTAACAGTGCTACAGTTGCTAATTTGACAGCAACAGGAACAGGCGTTCAATGGTATGCTGGTTTGACAGGCGGTTCGGCTTTATTGTCAACAGATGCTTTGTCAAACGGAACGTATTATGTAACGCAGACTGTTTCGGGATGTGAAAGCCCTAGATTAGCGGTTACCGTCACTGTAAATACAGTTGCTGCACCAACTGGGTCTTCAACACAAACTATTTCAGGAGGAGTGCCTTCGGATGCTACTATTGAAGATTTAACACCTACAGGACCTGGTATTGTTTGGTATCCTACAGCAGCTGATGCTTTAGCGGGAACCAATGCAATTCCTGCGGGAACGCAATTGACAAACGGAAGCGTTTACTATGCAATGCAGACTGTAGGAGGTTGTAGAAGTACCTCTTCTTTGGCTGTTACCGTTTCGGTGACATTGGGGGTGAATGATTTTGTTTTAAGTAATTTAAAATTATACCCTAACCCGGTTGCTGGTATCTTAAAAGTTGAAAATGGACAAGCTATTTCTACTATAGAGGTTTACAGTATTACAGGGCAAAGAGTTATGACTAAAATTGTAAATGCAATGTCTGCTTCAATCGATATGTCGCCTTTGGCCGGAGGAACATATTTAGTTAAAGTTGTTGCTGATGATGCGGTTAAAACAGTTAAAGTGATTAAAAAATAA